A genomic stretch from Schistosoma haematobium chromosome 2, whole genome shotgun sequence includes:
- the RPUSD4_1 gene encoding Mitochondrial RNA pseudouridine synthase rpusd4 (EggNog:ENOG410V9QW~COG:A~SECRETED:SignalP(1-28)) has protein sequence MGSWSTLVCGFHVHRLLVVVSNSNSTKKWPNTKLGPIEAVNPKYPLPGFVGIPLVKDEKPLEKKYTPAVHTLPPMKEENYAATLLNVYNEKEFSESQPSIIPPVSDQLECTIHTCPVLVQQTLANVFPSRKLSLKPLTALILSHHTNESLDAWSEEAADEREQLARSFITSAIEICSSLKELGYWADFIDPFTGKPYIGSHGEAMLTETDETMKHFGFDLDNSVCCKILRHPKWKNHVFVGLIFTDAPDYHPVLMHI, from the exons ATGGGAAGTTGGTCAACGTTGGTATGTGGGTTTCACGTTCATCGACTTTTAGTCGTTGTTTCCAACTCGAATTCTACTAAAAAATGGCCGAATACTAAACTTGGACCAATAGAAGCTGTCAATCCAAAATATCCGTTGCCTGGGTTTGTAGGGATTCCGTTAGTGAAGGATGAGAAACCTTTGGAAAAGAAATACACACCTGCGGTGCATACATTACCTCCAATGAAGGAGGAGAACTATGCTGCAACTCTTTTGAATGTTTACAATGAAAAAGAG TTCAGTGAATCTCAGCCCTCAATAATTCCACCGGTATCGGATCAACTTGAATGTACCATACACACCTGTCCAGTGCTAGTTCAGCAAA cTTTAGCTAATGTGTTCCCATCGAGAAAACTTTCATTAAAACCTTTAACAGCACTAATTCTTAGTCATCACACCAATGAATCGTTAGATGCATGGAGTGAAGAAGCTGCTGATGAACGTGAACAGTTAGCACGATCT tttattacTTCAGCAATAGAAATATGCTCGTCTTTAAAAGAATTGGGGTATTGGGCAGATTTTATTGATCCCTTCACTGGGAAACCG taTATTGGATCACATGGTGAAGCTATGCTCACAGAAACCGATGAAACTATGAAACATTTTGGATTTGATCTAGACAATTCTGTTTGTTGTAAAATATTACGTCATCCAAAGTGGAAGAATCATGTATTTGTTGGATTAATATTCACAGATGCACCAGACTATCATCCAGTACTAATGCATATTTAA